In Akkermansia muciniphila ATCC BAA-835, the genomic stretch ACTTCTCATCAACGCGGGAGCGGATCCCAACCAGCCGGACGTGGATGGCCTGACTCCGCTGATGGCCTGCAACTCTCCGGAAATAGCCGTTTGCCTCATGAATCACGGCGCCAATCCCTCTCTCCGCAACGATGACGGCCAGACAGCCTATGACTTCCATATGAAAAACGGGTATCCCCCCATTGCGGAAGCCATCAAGCACTGGCAGTCCAAGCAGAAAAAAGGGGAAACCCGCTAAATAGCGGACGCCATCGCAGGCTTTGCAGCCCTCCTTCTCCCACTGGTGCGGGAAAGAAAAGCGGATACCGTCACGGCCCGGGAACAGGCGGCCGGAACCCTCTCCCCGGAACAGCCGTGCTTCCGAAGCCATGCAGGCAGCCCACCCTGTTTCCTGTTATAAAAAAGCCGCTTCCCCAATTCAGGGGAAGCGGCCTTGAAAACCACAGGAAGAAAGAATTATTCCTCCGCTTCTATGCCTTCGCCGATCATCTTGGGATCTTCCGGCATCTTGCCTGTTGTGAAGTAACCTTCAATTTCCTCCAGGGAACGTCCCTTGGTTTCAGGCAGGAAGAAGGTCACCGTAATGAAATACAGCACCGTAATGCCGCCCAGCGTAAAGAACACGCCGGAATAACCGCAGCTGCCCACCCACGGGAGGAAGGAACCGGCGATAACCGTAGAAACCAGCTGGTTGATCAACAGAGCAATCGCCATACCGTTGGAGCGGATGCGGGCTGGCATCAGCTCGGACAGTGCCAGCCAGACGCATACGCCGGGGCCGGTGGCATAAAAAGCAATGAAGATAATGAAGAACGCAGTCACGCCCCAGCCCATGGAGGTATCCGGCTTTTCGCCCAATTCCGCCTTCAGAATGGAAACGGGCTTCATGGCATAGCCGTCCTTGCCGTTCACCACCATTTTATTGGTGGAATCCGGAACGGCCTTGATCACGGCCAGGGAAGCCCTGTCCTCTTCCTTCTTGATATCCTTGGTATCCTTGGTCAGTTCGGAAAACTCTACGACGGAAAGCTGGGTGGAAGACCCCATCAGGAACTGGTACCAGGCGGGATTGGCTTCCGGCTGGTCATAGGTGATGATGAGCTGCATCCTGTTGATATCCTTGTCGGCCATGCCGTTCTTGGCAAGAAGATTCCTGATGAAGGGGGAATCCGGAGTGCGTTCCAATTGAAGCGTTCGGATGGAACCCACATCCTTGCCCTGTTCAAACTCCTTCTGGACGGAAGGGCTCTGGGCGGCCAGCAGGGCAGCCACATCCGCAGTCACATCCTTGCGGGCTTTTTCCACATTATTGAACAGGAACCCGGTGCCAAGAAGGCCGACCACGATGCCGGCCGTTCCGATTTTAAGCAGGAACTTGCGGCCCTTGCGGTCCACCAGCACCATGGCGACAATAGTCATCAAGCAGTTCACGACCTTGATGGTAAAGTCTGCCCAGTTGGCGGTGGTGCCTTCCAAGCCTGCCTGCTGGAATACCTTCACGGAATAATTCAGCACGGAATTAATGCCCGTAGCCTGCGTAAACGCCAGAACGAGCACCGCCAGAACAAAGGGATAGATATACTTGCGCTGAAGAAGGGACTCGCCGGAAGAACTCTGCTTTTTGAGTTCCTCCGCCTTCTGCTTCTCTTCCTCTTCAATATGGACCATTTCATCAAACACTTCCTTGGCGCGGGCATCCCCGTAACTGCGCACCAGCACAGCCATGGCTTCATCCTTGCGGCCGCGGCGGAACAGGTAGCGGGGAGATTCGCTCAAACGGAAGGAACCGAAAAACAGGAACAGGCCGGGAATGGCGCAAACCCAGAAAATAGCCTGCCAGGCCAGAACCTTGGCGGAAGTCAGCGATTCTTCGCTCGCGCCGGAATTCTCGACGCCGCCCACATAACTGGCGGCAAGCAAACCGACGACGGCGGCAAACACCAGGCCCACCGTCAGCAGGAACTGGAACATTCCCGTTCCCTTGCCGCGGGACTCGGCGCTCAGGCACTCGGCCAGATACAGCGGAACGACCACGCCCACAATACCGGCGCTGGCGCCCTGAAGAATACGGCCCAGCAACATAATGCCGAATACTTCCTGGGACAGGCAGATCACGGGGATGCTCGCCGTGAACAAGGCTGCGGCCACGGTAATCAACGCCTTGCGTCCCATCTTGTCGGCCAGATAGCCCGCAAACAGAGAAGAAAGAACGCTGCCGAACAGCACGGCGGCCACCACCTGGGAAAGCTGGGAGGGATTAAAACCGGCCGTCTGCTCAATGTAGGGAAGCGCGGCAGCAATCACGCCAACGTCCACACCGTAGAGCAGGCCGCCCAAACCGGCCATGATGAGGAGATAGCGCATATATCGCCTGGCCGCATCCGGAACGGCGGCTTTCATGTTTTCTTGGTCTGTCATGGTCGTTGCATTCTAGTAAATTGGCTCTTCTCCGCAACCAAAAAAAGACGCTTCCCGGGCAAAAACAAATTTCCTCCCCGGAAATGCGTTCAAATGATGAAAATATCGCAAAAGAAACAAGTAACAAACTGTCCGGGAACAGGAAATCATTTGGACACCTCTGCAGAAAAGCCCTCATGCATCCCCCGGTTCCGAAAAACAGCCATGGGAAAATTCCGGAGCCGCACTTCAATTACCGTAACAATCCCCGTAAACCGTCCGGGAAAAAAACTCCCCTTCCGTATTGAAGCCAGAAAAACAGCGCGATGCGCCATCACGGAAACGGAAGCCGCCCTTACCGGCCTCCTTTGGCGGAAGAATCTATCCCAAGCCGCTTTTCAATCAGGTTCACAGACAACTCCGCGCACAGGCGCAATTCGTTATCGGCGTCATGAGTGAAAGCCTTAAGCGCGGACAGGGAAGCTTCCGAACCGATTTCCCCAAGAATTCGGGCGGCGGAACGTTTCAACACAAAATCGTCCGACTCATTCAGCGAACGGATGATATCAGCTTCTCCCGTTGGGCCGGCAGCCTTGCATTCGTCCTCCCACTTCTGGGGATCCTTTTTCCATTCCTCCAGAAGCAACGCCAAACTTCTCTTTTCCGAACCATGCAGTAAAAACCTGATCAGAGACGCCGGGATTTCGCAATCCGCCTTCTTCAGCTCCGTAGCCACGTAATCAACCACGCGCTGAGCCTCCTCATGATCCGGTTCTGCCCATACCACAAGGGCCGAAGCCAACGCGGTCACATATTCCGCATCACGCCCCCACGGTTCCCGGAGAAGCTCCACCAGCCTGGAAGAAACCTCACCCCGCATCTTATCCGGATTTACAGCCGACAAACGTTTTGCGGCGGCAATAACGCGGCGGATGTCCAGACAGGACAGCTCCTTCAAATTGGCCAGCACGAAATACTGGTGGCGCTCATCCTGCAACGCGGCGGAAGCGGGCCGCGCTTCAAACCTGTCCCGGTTCAGAATCACTTCCACAAAAAAACGCTCCTTATCCTGCAGGGACACCTTCCCCATCTTGCCCGCAACCTCTACAAATTCCTTAAACGTAATGGGAGTGGGAGTAATAACGAACAGCCCGCCGCCCGTTCCCTTGCGGTCATAAAAAATAGGTTCGTCCTCGGACTGGGTCATCCTCTTCAAATACGCCTTTACCATATCCCGGTTGGCTGCATTCACCCCAACCACCCATACGCCCAGAACCCCCTGGGATTCCTTGCGGTCAATAGCGGAAAACAGAGGTTTCAAATCACCGGCCCCATAATTCTGGACAGAAGCGTTCTTGGAGGGCAGCTGCTCCAGCCCCATGCTGGTAAAGCCGGAGACATCTTCTTCCCTGACACTCCCCTCTTCATGCCCCCCGAGCAGGGAGGGATTCACCTTGACCGGATACACGAAAGGCAGGGAAGCAATCCCCCCTGCAACCAGCAAACCCAGCAAAATGAAAACAATCTTGTGCCTGCGTCCGGCACAGGCCATCAAGCCTCCGGCAAGACAGGCAAAAAACAGGGCAAACGCCTTCTGCTGGGGCTGCTGCAGCATGGAAAGGAAAAAGGTCCCATCCATCTCGGAAGAAGCATTGTAAAAAATCCAGACGCAGCCGGCGGCAACAGCCAGGGACGCGCAAAGGCACACCAATTGGATCAGCCCCGTTTCCACCAGGGCGCTCTGAATGGCTTCCCTTCTGTCTTTGGGGGAATGGACGGAAACGGCTTTCTTTGCTTTGGCAAAAGGTTTCTTAGGAATCAGTTTTTCCCTGTCGCAAAGAAACTCATGCCCGCATTTGCTGCAATTCACCATAGAGCCCTCCGCGGAAGAAGGCACATTGATATGTCGTTTGCACTGTGGACAATTCAGATTCACCGGGCTCCAATATGCACGTTTTTCATTCTTTTGCAATACCTGTCTTCCCAACTTTCCTCTTACCATGTACCCCGCGAAAATTGGCAAGAAACTTCCATCGGCTCTTATTTCCATCATTTCCCCTTTTCATTCCGACTCTCTGATTTTTTCCGAATGTTAAAACTCGCTCAAACCGCTCTCATTGAAAATAACATTTAATTGAAAACCATTCCGCAAACTTCGGAAAACAAGGTAAAGGGAAAATTCCCATCTTTCCCTGGCGGAAAGCTGGAGATTGTTTAGTCTCCCTTATCAGGGTCTCACATTTCCAAACGCACCTTGATATAAATTATTTGAATTTTACAACACGGGCCATTGAAAAAAGATAAAAACGCTCTCCATGCTCCTCCTCCCGCCTCACGTCATTCCGAGTGAACACGCTTGCAGAAGAGGAAATTTGGTAGTAGAATTTCCGCCATGTCATTGCAGCCTGCCGAACGCCGAGATTTCATCCGCGATATGATTTCTGATGACCTTGCCTCCGGCAAGCATCAGGCCCCGGTAACACGCTTTCCCCCGGAACCCAATGGGTATCTTCATATCGGACATGCCAAATCAATCTGCCTCAACTTCGGCATCGCCCAGGAATTTCCGGGTGCGCGCTGCCACCTGCGTTTTGACGACACCAACCCCAGCAAGGAAGACCAGGAATATGTGGACAGCATTCAGGAAGACATCCGCTGGCTGGGCTTTGACTGGGGCGACAACCTTTTCTTTGCCAGCAACATGTTCGACTTCTTTTACGAATGCGCCGTTTCCCTCATCCGCAAGGGATTGGCCTACGTAGACGAACAGACGGTGGAGGAAATACGCGCCCAGCGCGGCAACGTGAACGTGCCCGGACAGGAATCACCCTACCGCAACCGCTCCGTGGAAGAAAACCTGGCACGCTTCCAGGCCATGAAAAACGGGGAAATCCCGGAAGGCAGAGCCATCCTGCGGGCCAGGATAGACATGGCCTCCAGCAACATGAACATGCGGGACCCCGTGCTGTACCGCATCATGTTCGCGGAACACCACAACACGGGCAGTTCCTGGTGCATTTACCCCATGTATGACTTCGCCCACCCGCTGGAAGATGCCTACGAACACATCACCCATTCCCTCTGCACGCTGGAATTTGAAAACCACCGCCCCCTCTATGACTGGGTCATTGAAAACTGCCCCGTCCCGGCACGCCCGCGCCAGACGGAATTCGCCCGCCTGAACCTTACCTACACCGTCATGAGCAAGCGCAAGCTGCTGCAACTGGTGCAGGAGGGACACGTCTCCGGCTGGGACGATCCACGGATGCCCACCGTCTCCGGCATGCGCCGCCGGGGCTACACTCCTGCCGCCATCCGCAACTTCTGCCACACCATAGGCATCACTAAATTCAACGGCTTCACGGATGTGGCCCTGCTGGAATACAGCGTAAGGGAAGACCTGAATGCCAACGCGCCGCGCCGCATGGCCGTGCTCAATCCCCTCAAGGTCACTATCACCACCCTGCCGGAAAACGCGGAAGAAATGGCTGAAGTGCTGAACAATCCGGAAAAACCGGAAGAGGGCGTCCGCCGCCTCCCCATCACAAGGGAAGTCTGGATTGAACGGGACGACTTCATGCTGGACCCTCCTAAAAAATACTTCCGTCTGGCCCCCGGCCGCACCGTACGCCTCCGGGGGGGCTACTGCATCACCTGCACGGACTACAAGCAGGATGCGGAGGGAACTATCACGGAAATCTTCTGCGAACACATTCCCGGCACCATCGGCTCCAACCCTCCGGAAGGAATCCAGTGCCGCGCCGCCATTCACTGGGTAAGCGCCAAATACGCGGTGGACGGAGAAATCCGCATCTATGACCGCCTTTTTACGGAAGAAAACCCGGACGCTGCTGAAGAAGGGTTCCTGTCCGTCATGAATCCCTCTTCGCTGGCCGTCATCACAAACGCCAAGCTGGAACCCTCCCTGGCCGGAGCGGAACCAGAATTCCGTTGCCAGTTCGAACGTCTCGGCTACTTTGTGGCGGACCGCAGGGACCATGTACCGGGCCGTCGTCCTGTTTTCAACCGCACGGTGGCTCTCAAGGACTCCTGGGCAAAAAAACAAAAATAACCTCTCTTCATCCCCTTTTATGGACAATCAACTTCAATTCTGCACCGTTGAAGAAGCCGTGGAAGAAATACGGCAGGGACGGATGATCATCGTTACGGACGACCCTGGGCGTGAAAATGAGGCAGACCTGATCATTGCCGCCGAATTCGCTACGCCGGAAGCCATCAACTTCATGGTTACCCACGCCAGGGGCCTCGTCTGCGCACCTCTTTCACCGGAACGGGCGGACGCCCTCCAACTCCCGCTCATGACCTCCGTCAACCGGGAAAACATGTCCACAGCGTTCACCGTCTCCGTGGATGCGGCCCATGACATCACTACGGGCATCAGCGCCGCGGAACGCTCCCTCACCATTCGCACGCTGGCGGACCCCAAAGCCACCGTCAACGACTTTGTTCAGCCGGGTCATACATTCCCTCTCCGCGCCGTTCCCGGCGGAGTGTTGCGCCGCGCCGGCCATACGGAAGCCACCATTGACCTCGTGCGCATGGCAGGCCTTCAGCCCGCCGGCGTTTGCTGTGAAATCATGAAGGAAGACGGCACCATGGCCCGCATCGGGGATCTGGGGGGATTCCAGAAAAAACATGGCCTGAAAGCCTGCACCGTAGCCCAGCTTATTGAATACCGCCGGGACAAGGAAAAGCAAATCCGGCTGGTGGAAACCGTCAACATGCCCACAGACTACGGAGACTTTACCTGCCGCCTTTATGAATCCCAGCTGGACGGAGCTCTTCATCTGGCCCTGGTTCACGGGGAAATCTCCCCGGACAAGCCCACGCTGGTGCGCGTGCATAGCGAATGCCTGACGGGAGATGTCTTCGGCTCCCGCCGCTGTGACTGCGGCAGCCAGCTGCACGCCGCCATGCGCCGCATCGCCCAGGAAGGAGGCGTCCTGCTCTACCTGCGGCAGGAGGGCCGCGGCATCGGACTGGCGGCAAAACTCAAGGCCTACAAACTTCAGGAACAGGGTCTGGATACCGTGGAAGCCAACCTCAGGCTCGGCTATCCGGACGACCTGCGCGACTATGGCATCGGAGCGCAAATCCTGCATGACCTGGGAGCAAACCAGTTGCGCCTGCTTACCAACAACCCGCGGAAAATCGTGGGGCTGGAGGGCTTTGGCATAAAAATCACGGAACAGGTTCCTCTCATCATCCCACCCAACGAACAAAACAGCAAATACCTGGCTACCAAAAAATGCAAGCTGGGCCACATCCTGTAACATTCCACTCCATCCCTTCATGTCCACGGAACTTCCCCGCCGCCAGCGCGCCACGGGCACGCGCGCCAAAATCTGCATCGTCGCCTCGGAATACAACGAACAATACACCCAGGCCCTGGTAGAAAACTGCTCGGAAGAACTGAAAACCGTGCTTCCCTCGGTCCGCCTGGAAATCATCCGCGTGCCGGGAGCCTTTGAAATTCCGGTGGCCATTAAATCCGTTCTCTCCCGCTCTCCGGAAAAACGTCCTGATGCCGTGGTGGCTCTGGGGGTCATCCTGCGCGGCAGCACAGACCACGCGGACCTTATCGGCTCCACCATTACCCAGGCCCTGATGCAGCTCGCCCTGGAATTCACCACCCCCGTCATTCATGAAGTTCTGCTGCTGAATGATGAAAAGCAGGCCTTCGCCCGCTGTATCGCCTCTCAGCTCAACCGCGGCCGTGAAGCGGCCCGCACCGCTGCCCGCATGGCGGAACTCTTCCTCAACTCCCTGCTCCGGCAATAATACCTATTACTCTCTCCTCTCTATCGCCATGCTCTCACGCAACCAAATCAGACAAGCCGCCCTCCAATACCTTTACGCCGCCTCTCAGACGCCGGAAACGGAACGGGAGGGAATCTGGGACATCCTGATGGAACCTTTCCGGGGCGACTACTGCAAACTCAAGGCCAAGGCCGTCTCCGGCCATCTTACACGGGACTATCCGGACAAGCTGCGCCTCTTCATCACCCGTGCGCGGGAAACGGCGGACAAACTTCAGCAAGACCCCCTTACCCTGCCCGTCCGTGACCAGCTTCAGGACCTGCTGGCCAAGGAAGGAGAATTCAACGCCTCCCTGCTCCGGCTGAAAAAAGCCCTGCACGAGGATCCCTCCAATGACAGGGGGTCTCTTTCCGCCGCCTGCGACGCCGCTCAGGGACTCAATACCGCACTGATGCAGATGCGCCGCCGCCTGCTGGACACGCTCAAGGACTTCCCTGCCTATAACGCAATCTGGCCCTCCCTCATTTCCTCCTGCAGCAAACTCCAGGAAATCAATGACCGCATCAACTGCCTCATTCACCCGGACGACCGCCCCTCCCTGGCGGAAATAAAAAAAGTGGTGGAGGCAGGGAGGGATGCGGAGGAACTCTACCGGGAAGCCAAAACCCTGGGAGAAGACATCCTGCGCCGCCGGGACGGGCTGGACGCCGCCATCGACTCCACCCTGGAAAACTACTCCCCTGAACGTGTCAGCGCCATTGACCGCGCCATTCTGCGCCTGGGGGCCTATGAACTCCTCCATCGCAAAGACCTCCCGGCCCCCATCGTCATCTCGGAGGCCATCCGCCTGTCGGAACGCTTCTCCTCTGCGGAATCCCCCCGCTTCATCAACGGCGTCCTGGCCGGAATCTCAAAAACGGGACGCCCGGCATAACTCCGCTTCGCACCATGGCAGGATTCTTTAAAAAACTATTCACCAAATTTTCCCGAAGCTCCCGGATAGACTGGGAAGAACTGGAAGCTGAGCTGGTAGCCGCGGACATCGGCATCAGGCGCGCTATGGGTATTGCGGACCAGTTGAAGGAAAGCAAAGGCCTGGATGCGGAAAATCTGGTGGAATCCACCCGTGAAGTGCTTCGCCGGGCCTTTCCTTCCACCGCTCCGTCCCTGCCCGCCCCTCCGGAAGGCAAACCGCTGGTCATTCTGGTCGTGGGCGTCAACGGCACCGGGAAAACCACTTCTGCGGCCAAATTGGCCCATTTGCTGCAAAAACAGGGCTCCCGCGTCCTCCTCGCTGCGGCGGACACTTTTCGCGCGGCCGCCGTGGAACAGCTTCAAAGCTGGGCGGACAAGCTGAACATCCCCATCTGCAAGGGAGCCCCCAGCCAGGATCCGGCCTCCGTCTGCTATGAGGCCCATACGCAGGCCATCAGGGAAGGCTTCCAATACCTCATTTGCGATACCGCGGGGCGCCTCCATACGCGCCACAACCTCATGGAGGAACTCTCCAAAATTCGCCGGACTCTCGCCAAGCAGGATGCATCCGCCCCCCACAGCACCCTGCTGGTGGTGGATGCCACCACAGGCGCTAACGCCCTGGCACAAGCCAGGGAATTTCATAAAGCGACGCCCTTGGATTCCGTCATTATCACCAAAATGGACGGTTCCGGAAAGGGAGGCGTGGCCGTAGCCATCATGGATGAAATGCACATTTCCCCCTCCTTTCTGGGAACCGGGGAAGGAGCCGAAGACTTTGAACCCTTCAACCGGGACCGCTACGTGGATTCCCTGCTGTAACGGGACCTCCTCAAATCCATGCCACCTCTTCCCCTCATCACTGCCCAGACGGAGGAAAAGCTGCTCGCCTTCCTGACGGAACACGGGCACACTAAA encodes the following:
- a CDS encoding MFS transporter, which produces MTDQENMKAAVPDAARRYMRYLLIMAGLGGLLYGVDVGVIAAALPYIEQTAGFNPSQLSQVVAAVLFGSVLSSLFAGYLADKMGRKALITVAAALFTASIPVICLSQEVFGIMLLGRILQGASAGIVGVVVPLYLAECLSAESRGKGTGMFQFLLTVGLVFAAVVGLLAASYVGGVENSGASEESLTSAKVLAWQAIFWVCAIPGLFLFFGSFRLSESPRYLFRRGRKDEAMAVLVRSYGDARAKEVFDEMVHIEEEEKQKAEELKKQSSSGESLLQRKYIYPFVLAVLVLAFTQATGINSVLNYSVKVFQQAGLEGTTANWADFTIKVVNCLMTIVAMVLVDRKGRKFLLKIGTAGIVVGLLGTGFLFNNVEKARKDVTADVAALLAAQSPSVQKEFEQGKDVGSIRTLQLERTPDSPFIRNLLAKNGMADKDINRMQLIITYDQPEANPAWYQFLMGSSTQLSVVEFSELTKDTKDIKKEEDRASLAVIKAVPDSTNKMVVNGKDGYAMKPVSILKAELGEKPDTSMGWGVTAFFIIFIAFYATGPGVCVWLALSELMPARIRSNGMAIALLINQLVSTVIAGSFLPWVGSCGYSGVFFTLGGITVLYFITVTFFLPETKGRSLEEIEGYFTTGKMPEDPKMIGEGIEAEE
- a CDS encoding glutamine--tRNA ligase/YqeY domain fusion protein; translated protein: MSLQPAERRDFIRDMISDDLASGKHQAPVTRFPPEPNGYLHIGHAKSICLNFGIAQEFPGARCHLRFDDTNPSKEDQEYVDSIQEDIRWLGFDWGDNLFFASNMFDFFYECAVSLIRKGLAYVDEQTVEEIRAQRGNVNVPGQESPYRNRSVEENLARFQAMKNGEIPEGRAILRARIDMASSNMNMRDPVLYRIMFAEHHNTGSSWCIYPMYDFAHPLEDAYEHITHSLCTLEFENHRPLYDWVIENCPVPARPRQTEFARLNLTYTVMSKRKLLQLVQEGHVSGWDDPRMPTVSGMRRRGYTPAAIRNFCHTIGITKFNGFTDVALLEYSVREDLNANAPRRMAVLNPLKVTITTLPENAEEMAEVLNNPEKPEEGVRRLPITREVWIERDDFMLDPPKKYFRLAPGRTVRLRGGYCITCTDYKQDAEGTITEIFCEHIPGTIGSNPPEGIQCRAAIHWVSAKYAVDGEIRIYDRLFTEENPDAAEEGFLSVMNPSSLAVITNAKLEPSLAGAEPEFRCQFERLGYFVADRRDHVPGRRPVFNRTVALKDSWAKKQK
- a CDS encoding bifunctional 3,4-dihydroxy-2-butanone-4-phosphate synthase/GTP cyclohydrolase II, whose translation is MDNQLQFCTVEEAVEEIRQGRMIIVTDDPGRENEADLIIAAEFATPEAINFMVTHARGLVCAPLSPERADALQLPLMTSVNRENMSTAFTVSVDAAHDITTGISAAERSLTIRTLADPKATVNDFVQPGHTFPLRAVPGGVLRRAGHTEATIDLVRMAGLQPAGVCCEIMKEDGTMARIGDLGGFQKKHGLKACTVAQLIEYRRDKEKQIRLVETVNMPTDYGDFTCRLYESQLDGALHLALVHGEISPDKPTLVRVHSECLTGDVFGSRRCDCGSQLHAAMRRIAQEGGVLLYLRQEGRGIGLAAKLKAYKLQEQGLDTVEANLRLGYPDDLRDYGIGAQILHDLGANQLRLLTNNPRKIVGLEGFGIKITEQVPLIIPPNEQNSKYLATKKCKLGHIL
- the ribH gene encoding 6,7-dimethyl-8-ribityllumazine synthase is translated as MSTELPRRQRATGTRAKICIVASEYNEQYTQALVENCSEELKTVLPSVRLEIIRVPGAFEIPVAIKSVLSRSPEKRPDAVVALGVILRGSTDHADLIGSTITQALMQLALEFTTPVIHEVLLLNDEKQAFARCIASQLNRGREAARTAARMAELFLNSLLRQ
- the nusB gene encoding transcription antitermination factor NusB, whose product is MKRPAPLPAWRNSSSTPCSGNNTYYSLLSIAMLSRNQIRQAALQYLYAASQTPETEREGIWDILMEPFRGDYCKLKAKAVSGHLTRDYPDKLRLFITRARETADKLQQDPLTLPVRDQLQDLLAKEGEFNASLLRLKKALHEDPSNDRGSLSAACDAAQGLNTALMQMRRRLLDTLKDFPAYNAIWPSLISSCSKLQEINDRINCLIHPDDRPSLAEIKKVVEAGRDAEELYREAKTLGEDILRRRDGLDAAIDSTLENYSPERVSAIDRAILRLGAYELLHRKDLPAPIVISEAIRLSERFSSAESPRFINGVLAGISKTGRPA
- the ftsY gene encoding signal recognition particle-docking protein FtsY, with translation MAGFFKKLFTKFSRSSRIDWEELEAELVAADIGIRRAMGIADQLKESKGLDAENLVESTREVLRRAFPSTAPSLPAPPEGKPLVILVVGVNGTGKTTSAAKLAHLLQKQGSRVLLAAADTFRAAAVEQLQSWADKLNIPICKGAPSQDPASVCYEAHTQAIREGFQYLICDTAGRLHTRHNLMEELSKIRRTLAKQDASAPHSTLLVVDATTGANALAQAREFHKATPLDSVIITKMDGSGKGGVAVAIMDEMHISPSFLGTGEGAEDFEPFNRDRYVDSLL